The following proteins come from a genomic window of Misgurnus anguillicaudatus chromosome 10, ASM2758022v2, whole genome shotgun sequence:
- the gpr20 gene encoding G-protein coupled receptor 20, producing METTRTEGSSKVNLTTTSAPPLTTNTSAPYPEPYLHILAHLDEGLYNDFYSLWIALVVINTLIFMVGMALNSLALYIFCFRTKPKTTSVIYTINLAVTDLLVNLSLPTRIILYYSGGKCISCSYMHIFSYFVNMYCSILFLTSICVDRYLAIVQAEASRRWRHPNVAKVVSVCIWLFAIIVTYSFLSTAFKHSACCLSKLFLLTVFEFFLPMVIIVVFTIRIVSALSSPSLMRQSRDRRMKAVHLLSTVLVIFTVCFTPFHVRQVLVYFKPDLPHHVIVYHVTVTLSSLNSCLDPVVYCFVTTNFQSTMRSFFRKTEREQTSGEVISMQKSSKGSEPGTAIVNSMIMINLSPDQQGGQPS from the coding sequence ATGGAGACGACCAGGACAGAGGGGTCATCGAAGGTTAACCTCACGACAACATCAGCTCCACCCCTAACAACCAATACCTCTGCACCATACCCTGAACCTTATTTGCACATACTGGCCCACCTCGATGAAGGCCTCTATAATGACTTTTACAGCCTGTGGATTGCTCTTGTTGTCATTAACACCCTCATCTTTATGGTAGGAATGGCCCTCAACAGCTTAGCTTTGTACATCTTCTGCTTCCGCACCAAGCCGAAGACTACGTCAGTCATCTACACCATTAACCTTGCAGTGACAGACCTGCTGGTAAACCTTTCCCTGCCCACTCGAATCATTTTGTATTACAGTGGGGGAAAGTGCATCAGCTGTTCATACATGCACATATTCAGCTACTTTGTCAACATGTACTGCAGTATCCTCTTCCTCACCAGCATCTGTGTAGATCGCTACCTGGCCATCGTGCAGGCGGAGGCCTCACGGAGATGGCGGCACCCCAACGTGGCCAAAGTGGTGAGCGTCTGCATCTGGCTGTTTGCCATTATCGTGACCTACTCGTTTCTCTCGACGGCCTTCAAGCATTCGGCCTGCTGCCTTTCCAAACTCTTTCTGCTTACCGTATTTGAGTTCTTCCTGCCAATGGTGATTATTGTAGTGTTTACTATTAGAATCGTGAGTGCTCTTTCCAGCCCGAGTCTTATGCGGCAGAGCCGCGACAGACGCATGAAAGCCGTGCATCTGCTATCAACTGTGCTGGTGATCTTCACCGTCTGTTTCACACCATTTCACGTCCGTCAAGTTCTGGTGTACTTTAAACCTGATCTGCCCCATCACGTGATTGTGTACCATGTGACCGTCACCCTCAGCAGCCTGAACAGTTGCTTGGATCCAGTGGTGTACTGTTTTGTCACTACTAACTTTCAGTCTACTATGAGGAGTTTTTTCAGGAAGACAGAGAGAGAACAAACAAGCGGTGAAGTTATCAGCATGCAGAAAAGCTCCAAGGGTTCAGAACCAGGGACTGCTATAGTTAATAGTATGATAATGATAAACCTAAGCCCTGACCAGCAAGGAGGCCAACCGTCATAA